The sequence below is a genomic window from Rhinopithecus roxellana isolate Shanxi Qingling chromosome 7, ASM756505v1, whole genome shotgun sequence.
GCTCTCCAAGGACTCAGACTCCTGAGCCTCCATAACCAGCTGAGGTGCTGGCTGAAGGCCAAGGGGAAACCTAGAATGACTTGTGAGGAATGAAGTCATAAATATCAGCTTGACCAGTTGCAGAAAAAAGAGCTGCAGTTTCAACCCACGTTTCTGTACTTGCAGTGAGAGAAGAATGACATCCTGCTTTTCCTAATTGGaaaattttttgattttgcttattttgttgtAATAATATTCATGAAAATGCACTGACACTGTAAAAAATATGAAGCAAATTCATTATTTCAGGTGAAAAACAAAAGCCTCCTTCCTGACTGCTTTCCCCCAATCCTCCATCCCTCCCTAGAGGTAACCCCTGCCATCAGTTAGGCATGTTGCCTTCCAGACATTCTTAGGCATTTTCATATAAAGTTTGGTTTTGTAAGGTTTTATTTTACACAAACACTGTACATATTACTCTACACTATGCTttcttaacactgtcttggagatcttttcttttttttctttttttttttaattttattttttgagacggagtctcgctctgtcacccaggctggagtgtagtggcccgatctcagctcactgcaagctccgcctcccaggttcacgccattctcctggctcagcctcccgagtagctgggactacaggtgcccaccacctcgcccggctagttttttgtattttttagtagagacggggtttcaccgtgttcgccaggatggtctcgatctcctgacttcgtgatccacccgtctcggcctcccaaagtactgggattacaggcttgagccaccgcgcccggcccctcttgGAGATCTTTTCATATCAGTACATCCAACTTTTAACTGCTGCATAGTTTTAATTCCATACTAGCAAGGAACCCAGGTTGGGCTGAAGTGCATGCACCAATTGAATATGCTGATAGATAGCTACTACCCAAACTGTTCTCCAAGAAGACCACTATAGTTTATATGCACACCAACCCCATGAGTCTTTTCATTTCATCTCTTCCTAGCCCAAACTAGATATTATCATGAAGAAAAGCTATTGGCTTCTGATAGATGTAATATGTTTCATCGGTGTGTTAATTTACATGTCACCGATTATGAGTCAGGTTGAACTTGAACAACATCCAGCCTGTTGGAGATGTGTGGAAATAGCACTTAGAAACTGTCAGTAGGAGCATGAACAAGTACAATgactttggaaagcaatttggcaatatctagttGGGGTGAAGATGCTCAAACCCTAGAACGCAGAAATTTCACTTCCATATACTTACCTCTAGAGAACTTCACACATGTGCACAAAAGGACATCTGTTTAGTATGTTCATTGCCGCAAAATGCTGGGAAGAACCTAAGTGTTCACCAGTAGGGAAATGGATAAATAAGGTGTGGTAATTCATACAATTAATATTTTGTATACAGCAGTTAAACTGCATGAACTAGATCCACATATATCGAAATGGCTAAGTCTCCAAAACACTGTTGAGTGTAAAATTCAAGTTGCAAAATGATATATAgtctatcaattatatccatttgAAAAACAATACTCTATTTGATTATGAAtatttgtatacacacatatacatacatacacactcatatatatgTCTAAAGACACACACAAGAAGTAAACACACCATTTTCTGGTGTGTTTCTTACCTCTGTGTAAGAAAGAAGGTAAATATTATGGGCTGAGGAACTTCACCTGTgcctaaaaaaaatatatttattggagaaagagagagagagagaagagaggggtagcgggagagagagaaagagaaaaagagagagagagagagagacatctcTGAAGCAAATATAGCCAAATGTTAAAACCTGTTCACTCTGTGTAGGTGAGTACCTGTATTTTCCTGTAGCACCTTGTGTGGCATATTTTTTCTATTCCTATCTGTGTCACTGTGTTAAGCTATAAAATTCGcatatagctttatttttttggaCCCATTCCCTCTGAGAGTTTCTATTTTCTCAAAGGTGATTTCAACTCATTCATCGCTACATTCAGTTTGGACTTAATCCTgccattgttttgtttctttaccatgctttcttattgtttctttctttccttctttgttttcttccttcttcatctATTTGACCTTTTCCCTGTAGTAGCTGGACAACCACACACTTTATTCCTACTTTTAAAGTCActgccctcatttttttttttttttttttttgcgattgTTGAAGTCAGCATTTCCAGTGAAACAAGTTTTTGATGCAAATGCAAGGGATCAATTATAAAGTCATTCAGTACCACTGTTtcagacaaaaccaaaaaattccATTATACcatgtaaaaccaaaagaaaaactttaataaGCTTTTACAGCACTGCAATTACAGGAACATCGACCCATAACATGCAACAAAAATGATTTTGCCTTTTGGACATATTTAACAGATACACTTGACATTACAAGTAACAGCAACACATTCTACTGAAGAAAACAAATACGATTTAACTTTCAGGTTAGAAAACGTATGTTCTTACTGCAATCTCAAGTAGCATTTATAAAGTTTAGTTTTCCCTTTTCTAACCTCTAAAAGATGATATGATTTTTAATGCAATCATACACAACTGTTTTCACATTGGAAATAATCACGAGGAATCAATAGGTTTAGGCTAACTGACTGACTGGTTTTGTTTCCATTGTTAATTTCAAGAGGGCTCCTGCAGTATTGTGGATTTCAGATGGGGAAAATAATCAGACCAGGAGTAAACAGCCTTGGTCTTTAGAGTGGGGGAGGGAACATGCAGCGGCACACGGGGCAGGTGCCTGATTTCTGAAGCCAGATGGACACACACGGCTTGTGGAAATAGTGGTGGCACGGCAGCTCAGTTGCCACCTCCCCCTTCACATATTCGCTACAGCAGATGGGGCAGCACATCTCCTGACCAACTGCGCCATGATCTTCAGTGACCAGGATCTCGGGAAGAGCGTCAATGCTCTCCTTGCTTGCTGGTGGATTGGCCACCTCCACATCCACTGCGAGAGACTCCAAGTGTGCAAGGGCAGTTTCCATTGCCTGGGCCAGGCGTTCTTCAAGTGCCATGTAGGTGAGGAACTGAGGATCCACATAGGAAATGGCTTCAGCCACTCCTAACCCATCTGCAAATCCATCAAAGAGGCTCCAATCCACTTCTAGGTCTTCGCTCACACTGGAGTCATCTTCAAGGTTGTTGTTTCCATCCAGCATGAATACCCCAGGCTGCATCAGCTCATGACCAGAATCATTATCACCCTCACTGCTACTCTCATTCTCATTGTACTGGAGCCAAGGAATTTCTCCTTCTTCCAGGGATGTCTGCTCTTCCTGAAGAGATGGTTCTCGAACTTCTTCAAGGTAATTGCTGCCATTGCTGCCAGCACTGGCCCCGGCGCCAGCCCCGGCACTGGCACTAGCACCGGGGCCGGGGCTGGCGCCAGTGTTGGCACTCACCTTAGTCTGTGGAGGTTCCCGCTCTTCTTTCCCCGGCAGAGTCTCCCAGCTTTCGCCACTGGAGGACAGGGCTTGCTCTCGGCTTCGATATTTCCGACGCAGAGCAGCAATCCACTCTTTGTCACTGTCAGAGTCTTCCTCGCAGTATTTGTAGTAATCATCACTGTGCGTCCAGAAGTCAGGGTCAGCCATGGTGCATCGTCGTCTCGGCACCTTTTCTGGTTTCACTTGGTCACTCCTCA
It includes:
- the PJA1 gene encoding E3 ubiquitin-protein ligase Praja-1, translating into MHRSASSQTTKRSRSPFSTTRRSWDDSESSGTNLNIDNEDYSRYPPREYRASGSRRGMTYGHIDSYGADDSEEEGAGPVERPPARGKTGKFKDDKLYDPEKGARSLAGPPPQFSSFSRDVREERDKLDPVPAARCSASRADFLPQTSVASQSSSAEGKVATKGDSLEREKREQNLPARPSRAPVSICGGGENTSKSAEEPVVRPKIRNLASPNCVKPKIFFDTDDDDDMPHSTSRWRDTANDNEGHSDGPARRGRGESSSGYSEPKYPEDKREVRSDQVKPEKVPRRRCTMADPDFWTHSDDYYKYCEEDSDSDKEWIAALRRKYRSREQALSSSGESWETLPGKEEREPPQTKVSANTGASPGPGASASAGAGAGASAGSNGSNYLEEVREPSLQEEQTSLEEGEIPWLQYNENESSSEGDNDSGHELMQPGVFMLDGNNNLEDDSSVSEDLEVDWSLFDGFADGLGVAEAISYVDPQFLTYMALEERLAQAMETALAHLESLAVDVEVANPPASKESIDALPEILVTEDHGAVGQEMCCPICCSEYVKGEVATELPCHHYFHKPCVSIWLQKSGTCPVCRCMFPPPL